The following coding sequences are from one Nilaparvata lugens isolate BPH chromosome 6, ASM1435652v1, whole genome shotgun sequence window:
- the LOC111063772 gene encoding probable palmitoyltransferase ZDHHC24 produces the protein MNIMELMIRKQFLPQTLGDRFAFLFFILILPLGYWFTLFIVIPTVVPNSPVRYLLHFIWSTFLMISIVSNFVYLVLTDCNASNAIKQASNQTHWKYCAVCDCETPPRSWHCDICKICILKRDHHCRFSGCCIGHQNQRFFIMFLAYLSIGTLYSTCYILIFLWTSTSFTISVFSVAKMIFPMAVFVLGIDTSSSQLYSIMLIVNFLGLVLSSCLLIYHFSVMLKGAVMYENSHKIYEYDLGSWKENLKQVFGSRWYISWISPFIKSELPNNGADWESVKCQAVKCK, from the coding sequence ATGAACATTATGGAGCTTATGATAAGAAAACAATTTTTGCCACAAACTCTGGGCGATAGATTtgcttttttattctttattttaattCTACCATTAGGTTATTGGTTTActttattcattgttattcCAACTGTAGTTCCAAATAGCCCTGTGAGATACCTGTTGCATTTTATATGGTCGACATTTCTAATGATAAGCATTGTGAGTAATTTTGTGTATCTTGTTTTAACGGACTGCAACGCTTCAAATGCCATTAAACAAGCCAGCAACCAAACACATTGGAAGTATTGTGCTGTTTGTGATTGTGAAACTCCACCAAGATCTTGGCACTGTGATATTTGCAAAATATGTATTCTCAAAAGAGATCATCACTGTCGATTCTCAGGATGCTGCATAGGCCATCAGAATCAacgattttttattatgtttcttGCATACTTGTCTATTGGCACTTTATATTCAACGTGTTATATCCTGATATTTTTGTGGACAAGTACATCATTCACTATTAGTGTTTTTAGCGTTGCCAAGATGATATTTCCTATGGCGGTATTTGTTCTTGGAATAGATACTTCATCATCTCAGTTGTATTCAATCATGCTAATTGTAAATTTTCTTGGTCTGGTTCTTTCATCTTGtttattgatttatcattttaGTGTGATGTTGAAAGGAGCAGTAATGTATGAAAACTCTCATAAAATCTATGAGTATGATCTTGGTTCATGGAAAGAGAATCTAAAACAAGTTTTTGGCAGCAGGTGGTACATATCTTGGATTTCGCCATTCATAAAATCTGAACTGCCAAATAATGGTGCTGATTGGGAAAGTGTCAAGTGTCAGGCAGTTAAATGCAAGTGA